One Calothrix sp. PCC 6303 genomic window carries:
- a CDS encoding DUF5674 family protein — protein sequence MVLFKYSDYEILILKNQLLIAWVLPSKNARLYKMILIIRSHATAEEIVEMLKQWGVFIKVVVDIEREILAGGSEKHSCLRARIIKRW from the coding sequence TTGGTTTTATTCAAATATTCGGATTATGAAATCCTGATTTTAAAAAATCAATTACTAATCGCTTGGGTATTACCAAGTAAGAATGCGAGGCTATACAAAATGATTTTAATCATCAGGTCACATGCTACTGCTGAAGAAATAGTAGAAATGTTGAAACAATGGGGAGTATTTATTAAGGTAGTTGTCGATATTGAACGTGAAATACTTGCAGGTGGAAGCGAAAAACATTCTTGTTTGCGAGCAAGAATTATTAAAAGATGGTAG
- a CDS encoding DUF6932 family protein: protein MIPEFDSNGNLPPGVYFCEWQEFKERFGKTRRRVLLMAGLEMAMQELKTAGCRVIYINGSFVTSEPNPGDFDACYDDETVDIENLRINAPRLLNHYDRAGQKAKYKGEIFPSNQPVGSYGDNSFNFFQCDRRGNKKGIIAIDLMRWEP from the coding sequence ATGATTCCGGAGTTTGACTCAAATGGCAATTTGCCACCAGGGGTGTATTTTTGCGAGTGGCAGGAGTTTAAGGAGCGATTTGGTAAAACTAGGCGGCGCGTGCTGTTAATGGCAGGATTAGAAATGGCAATGCAGGAATTAAAAACAGCAGGTTGCAGAGTTATTTACATCAATGGTAGCTTTGTGACAAGTGAGCCAAACCCCGGCGATTTTGATGCTTGTTATGATGACGAAACTGTAGATATTGAAAATCTGAGAATTAATGCTCCTCGACTGTTAAATCATTATGACCGTGCTGGACAAAAAGCTAAATATAAAGGAGAAATTTTTCCATCCAATCAACCTGTAGGTAGTTATGGAGATAATTCTTTCAACTTTTTTCAGTGTGACAGACGGGGCAATAAAAAAGGCATTATCGCTATAGATTTAATGAGGTGGGAACCATGA
- a CDS encoding helix-turn-helix domain-containing protein encodes MIKDELEYRVSQEWVIKFKQSLAAMDNSFESKINDYERWQLNRSALQCHLDKLIQEIAEYERLINCDISQPIKIKVNSLNELPFALIKARIAAKISLDELASRLGIDIERVDEYEKTNYQCASFAEILEVSTVLGVEFESGTVRVDFEEIENVKQTILNWDRKGVNVTTTT; translated from the coding sequence ATGATTAAAGATGAATTAGAGTATCGAGTTAGTCAAGAATGGGTTATTAAGTTTAAACAATCGCTCGCTGCTATGGATAATTCGTTCGAGTCAAAAATAAATGACTACGAGCGATGGCAACTAAACCGAAGCGCTTTACAATGTCATTTAGATAAATTAATCCAAGAAATTGCTGAATACGAAAGACTTATTAATTGTGATATTAGTCAACCAATTAAAATCAAAGTTAACAGTTTAAATGAACTGCCATTCGCTTTAATTAAAGCTAGGATTGCAGCAAAAATTAGTCTTGATGAACTTGCTTCGAGGTTGGGAATTGACATCGAACGAGTTGATGAGTATGAAAAAACTAATTACCAATGTGCTAGTTTTGCTGAAATCCTTGAAGTCAGTACAGTTTTAGGAGTGGAATTTGAAAGTGGGACGGTGCGGGTAGATTTTGAGGAAATAGAAAATGTGAAGCAAACTATCCTTAATTGGGATAGAAAAGGAGTTAATGTAACAACTACAACGTAA
- a CDS encoding dynamin family protein: MENLNEIKNRMMSQQSVDSEKNKVESAKREYSDSNTLNVEYIDNQTTNWIVISQFKKFFNAYHDVEPYIKIDETTKSHIENKNGWISRLEQEEFPVAFLGSFSAGKSTIINAIFKREILPEAVNSTTAFPTIIRKGEKDIANIYYIDEDAKNQLCNELCTQIRKKIDKDIFNENIVLTSQEIRNKLLEKLKKDISEYENKIGNKIESKPLETLQKLFDGWGKYQSATKIIAIDALTHYVEGHEEALFIDRIEVAIKNINIPDHVVLVDLPGLAVANERHIKFTKEYVQHKAKAFVVCMKPKSLLEGEEIKFLEEINRVNPTILQRSFWVINQWETLNDHQKKEEDANFYKKIKDYSFNITDNRFFKFTALNYFYLSCMADETLSETKKLKEQKSSYLRSLTSNGLDDLSKEEIKNLLNYDEIKSFLNFVDSLFNYLGTVAQDEFIKNAKSELLQEVLRLQKLLIPDYTMYGKKDNFEIEIQSVEVDKQVNAFIGNLEGKVERFGIQMRNVGKIDFWKESNTIQIEQEISRIILQLSRDVTNKLRSGYDNDGLLSRLPSEVIDKLELTFLMRDKLVVAVEEFFLNSLGRLLLELKEVNKDYLPESLLKLLEDKLGKRDIEMRLKGLADALFFQYGDEIERISFSLNECQGATFEERVGSALEKYKNELKKFIRSLVDDLNKYVRRSVKNHTQYVEQELLKLFVDERERIVIQIANKINLSEVTVFEQQKKSIISNSYNILTDLKRQL, encoded by the coding sequence ATGGAAAACTTGAATGAAATCAAAAATCGTATGATGTCTCAACAATCAGTTGATTCGGAGAAGAATAAGGTTGAGTCTGCAAAACGAGAATACTCGGATAGTAATACATTGAATGTTGAGTATATCGATAACCAAACTACGAATTGGATCGTTATTAGTCAATTTAAAAAGTTTTTTAATGCATACCATGATGTTGAACCTTATATAAAAATTGACGAAACGACAAAATCACACATAGAAAACAAGAATGGTTGGATTAGCAGGTTGGAGCAGGAGGAATTTCCTGTGGCTTTTTTAGGTTCTTTCTCAGCAGGTAAATCAACCATTATTAACGCAATTTTTAAAAGAGAGATTCTTCCTGAAGCCGTTAATTCTACTACAGCATTTCCAACAATTATACGCAAAGGTGAAAAAGATATAGCAAATATATACTATATAGATGAAGATGCTAAAAATCAATTGTGTAATGAACTGTGTACCCAAATAAGAAAAAAAATTGATAAAGATATTTTTAATGAAAATATTGTATTAACATCTCAAGAAATCAGAAATAAATTATTAGAAAAATTAAAAAAAGATATTTCAGAATATGAAAATAAAATTGGCAATAAGATTGAATCAAAGCCTCTTGAAACACTTCAAAAACTATTTGATGGATGGGGAAAATATCAATCGGCAACAAAAATTATTGCAATTGACGCATTAACACATTATGTTGAAGGACATGAAGAAGCTCTTTTTATAGATAGAATTGAAGTAGCAATTAAAAATATAAACATACCAGATCATGTTGTTTTAGTCGATCTTCCTGGATTAGCTGTCGCTAATGAGCGACATATCAAATTTACAAAAGAATATGTACAGCATAAAGCAAAAGCTTTTGTGGTTTGTATGAAGCCTAAGAGTTTACTTGAAGGAGAAGAAATAAAATTTCTTGAAGAAATAAATAGAGTAAATCCTACTATTTTGCAAAGGTCTTTTTGGGTAATTAATCAGTGGGAAACTTTAAACGACCATCAAAAGAAAGAAGAGGATGCAAATTTTTATAAAAAAATTAAAGACTATAGTTTTAATATAACTGACAATCGTTTTTTTAAATTCACTGCTTTGAATTACTTTTATTTAAGTTGCATGGCAGATGAAACTCTCAGTGAAACTAAAAAACTTAAGGAACAAAAAAGTAGCTACTTGAGAAGCTTGACCTCAAATGGTTTAGATGATTTATCCAAAGAAGAGATAAAAAACCTATTAAACTATGACGAAATTAAGTCATTTTTGAATTTTGTTGATTCTTTATTCAATTATCTTGGCACTGTGGCTCAAGATGAATTTATAAAAAATGCTAAAAGTGAACTTTTACAAGAAGTTTTAAGACTTCAGAAACTTTTAATACCTGACTATACGATGTACGGCAAAAAAGATAATTTTGAAATAGAAATTCAATCTGTCGAAGTAGATAAGCAGGTAAATGCTTTTATTGGAAATCTAGAAGGGAAAGTTGAACGTTTTGGAATCCAGATGCGAAATGTTGGCAAAATTGATTTTTGGAAGGAATCTAATACGATTCAGATAGAACAAGAAATTTCTAGAATTATTTTACAACTTAGTCGAGATGTAACTAATAAATTACGTTCTGGATATGATAACGACGGTCTTCTAAGTCGTCTGCCATCAGAAGTAATAGATAAATTAGAACTGACTTTTTTAATGAGAGATAAATTAGTTGTAGCTGTTGAGGAATTTTTCCTTAATAGTCTTGGCAGACTTCTCTTAGAACTTAAAGAGGTAAATAAAGATTACTTGCCTGAATCTTTGTTAAAACTTTTAGAAGATAAGCTAGGTAAACGGGATATCGAAATGCGTTTAAAGGGTTTGGCAGATGCTTTGTTTTTTCAATATGGTGATGAAATAGAGCGTATTAGTTTTAGTTTAAATGAATGCCAAGGAGCTACCTTTGAAGAGCGTGTTGGTTCTGCTTTAGAGAAGTATAAAAATGAATTAAAAAAATTTATAAGAAGCTTAGTTGATGACTTAAATAAATATGTTCGTAGAAGTGTTAAAAACCATACACAGTATGTAGAGCAAGAGTTATTAAAACTATTTGTTGACGAGCGAGAGCGTATTGTTATTCAAATTGCAAATAAAATAAACTTATCAGAGGTAACTGTTTTTGAGCAACAAAAGAAAAGTATAATTTCTAATAGCTACAATATTCTTACGGATTTAAAGAGACAATTGTAA
- a CDS encoding VWA domain-containing protein, protein MLENRDYTLIIDKSGSMSKKDQEGNKSRWNLMEESTFALASKCEEFDPDGITIYTFSRNFKRYDNVNSSKVEQIFSENEPKGNTALAEVLQDALQNYLQRKIKPENKRDGETILVVTDGKPDDQEKVAKVIIQATQDIEKEKELAICFIQIGNEKEAADFLNFLDDELKSMGAKYDIVTTVSLLDIENEELTFKEVLLRAIDPNS, encoded by the coding sequence ATGCTAGAAAATCGGGACTACACACTGATTATTGACAAGAGTGGTAGCATGTCCAAAAAAGACCAAGAAGGTAATAAAAGCCGATGGAATTTAATGGAGGAGTCAACATTTGCTTTAGCTAGTAAATGTGAAGAGTTTGACCCAGATGGCATAACTATATATACTTTTTCTAGAAATTTTAAACGTTACGATAATGTTAATTCTAGTAAAGTTGAGCAGATATTTTCGGAAAATGAACCTAAAGGCAATACAGCACTAGCAGAAGTTTTACAAGATGCTCTTCAAAACTATTTGCAAAGGAAGATAAAACCAGAGAACAAACGTGATGGAGAAACTATTTTAGTTGTTACTGATGGAAAGCCAGATGATCAAGAGAAGGTTGCTAAGGTAATTATTCAAGCAACTCAAGATATAGAGAAAGAAAAAGAGTTAGCTATTTGTTTTATCCAAATTGGAAATGAAAAAGAGGCTGCTGATTTTCTAAATTTTTTAGATGATGAACTTAAGAGTATGGGTGCTAAGTATGACATTGTAACTACAGTGTCATTGTTAGATATAGAGAATGAAGAATTAACATTCAAAGAAGTTTTACTTAGAGCTATTGATCCTAATTCTTGA
- a CDS encoding tyrosine-type recombinase/integrase yields MSNRFFHMDANNIEVLKVEILPTKEQSGVINYQRGKVTPEMVEEVIREYYYGTPAVGSDEEMILAWAGSQNREQTKRKYYRFGQKLLDWVRNRGIGDLRLVQQPLLLEFIHSWGEVSPYTKSNQILMLRSLWSYGTAESCGYFLRNIASSINYDNFSDLPKAERYLEDWEMAKLGKAAKDMGGKYWLVFSLLFYSGMRVGEVGRVTVPGDEPGKPREDYPGLYWHNFQWFPDPTLADRNRGYYTIKFRGKGGKYREIGLDHETSRAFKKYRGMAGDRMPVFANVSRNPTKRGLPLSDRAIKRMIQDISEAAKVKFSCHWLRHSHATRAIEHKNVFEVQNQLGHSKSDTTKAYVRAKKDAGTGTVLPRF; encoded by the coding sequence TTGAGTAACCGTTTTTTCCACATGGATGCGAACAATATTGAGGTCTTGAAGGTCGAAATTCTCCCGACGAAGGAGCAGTCAGGTGTAATTAATTACCAAAGGGGTAAAGTTACGCCGGAGATGGTGGAGGAGGTAATTCGTGAGTATTATTACGGAACTCCGGCTGTGGGTAGTGATGAGGAGATGATTTTGGCTTGGGCGGGGTCGCAAAATCGGGAGCAGACTAAGCGGAAATACTATCGATTTGGTCAGAAATTACTCGATTGGGTACGGAATCGGGGAATCGGAGATTTGCGTTTGGTGCAGCAACCATTGTTACTGGAGTTTATTCATAGTTGGGGTGAGGTTTCCCCTTATACTAAATCTAACCAGATTTTGATGTTGCGTTCTCTATGGAGTTATGGGACTGCTGAGAGTTGTGGCTATTTTTTAAGGAATATTGCTAGTAGTATCAATTACGATAACTTTAGCGATTTACCGAAGGCAGAGCGCTATCTGGAAGATTGGGAGATGGCGAAGCTGGGTAAGGCTGCGAAGGATATGGGGGGGAAGTATTGGTTGGTGTTTTCACTGCTGTTTTATAGTGGGATGCGGGTGGGGGAGGTTGGTAGGGTGACGGTTCCGGGTGATGAACCGGGGAAACCGAGGGAGGATTATCCGGGGTTATATTGGCACAATTTTCAGTGGTTTCCCGACCCGACGTTGGCGGATAGGAACCGGGGCTACTATACGATTAAGTTCCGGGGGAAGGGGGGAAAGTACCGGGAGATTGGGTTGGACCACGAGACTTCGAGGGCTTTCAAGAAGTACCGGGGGATGGCTGGTGATAGGATGCCTGTGTTTGCGAATGTGTCACGGAACCCGACGAAGAGGGGTTTGCCGTTGAGCGATAGGGCGATTAAAAGGATGATTCAGGATATTTCCGAAGCGGCGAAGGTGAAGTTTTCTTGTCACTGGTTGAGGCATTCCCATGCGACGCGGGCGATTGAGCATAAGAATGTTTTTGAGGTGCAGAATCAATTGGGGCACAGTAAGAGTGATACGACGAAGGCTTATGTGCGAGCGAAGAAGGATGCGGGGACGGGTACGGTGTTGCCCAGGTTTTGA
- a CDS encoding DUF5674 family protein yields the protein MKYLQVEAKNILVCEQELLKDGSRQCDLWGADWTPYTQTIVFESIINIRPSQNNRTMVVESPELREKISQIIVSLLGEK from the coding sequence GTGAAATACTTGCAGGTGGAAGCGAAAAACATTCTTGTTTGCGAGCAAGAATTATTAAAAGATGGTAGCAGACAGTGCGATTTGTGGGGAGCAGACTGGACTCCTTACACGCAAACAATTGTTTTTGAATCAATAATTAATATTCGCCCCAGCCAGAATAACCGTACAATGGTTGTAGAGTCGCCGGAGTTAAGAGAAAAAATCAGCCAAATTATTGTTAGCCTACTTGGAGAAAAGTAA